A single region of the Fimbriimonadaceae bacterium genome encodes:
- the lptB gene encoding LPS export ABC transporter ATP-binding protein — protein MKIKTNDLVKQYKGRRVVDGVSVEITQGEIVGLLGPNGAGKTTTFYMVTGLIRPNGGKVFFDEEEVSRLPMYRRARAGVAYLPQEPSVFRKLSVRDNIRLVMELAGHSKAQIHDKTTELAEELHITRILDAQAGVLSGGERRRVEIARAMSTSPKFILLDEPFTGIDPVTIEELQEIIHRLRDQGIGILITDHNVGATLRITDRNYILIDGKIIASGTSAEIASNTHVRKHYLGQQFDDGRGVRAMSETGDPSGETEGTV, from the coding sequence TTGAAGATTAAAACCAATGACCTCGTGAAGCAGTATAAAGGCCGCCGGGTTGTGGATGGCGTAAGCGTCGAGATCACACAGGGTGAGATTGTGGGGCTGCTTGGGCCGAACGGCGCCGGGAAGACGACCACTTTCTATATGGTGACGGGCCTGATTCGCCCGAATGGGGGCAAGGTCTTCTTCGATGAAGAGGAGGTCTCCCGACTGCCGATGTATCGAAGGGCACGAGCCGGAGTAGCCTATCTGCCGCAGGAGCCGAGCGTTTTTCGCAAGCTGAGCGTTCGCGACAATATTCGGCTGGTGATGGAGCTTGCTGGGCACTCGAAGGCTCAGATACATGACAAGACCACAGAGCTTGCCGAAGAGCTGCACATCACGCGCATTCTGGATGCGCAAGCGGGTGTGCTTTCCGGTGGTGAGCGACGGCGCGTCGAGATTGCCCGGGCGATGTCCACCAGCCCCAAATTCATCCTTCTGGATGAGCCGTTTACGGGGATTGACCCGGTGACCATTGAGGAGCTACAGGAGATCATCCACCGACTGCGCGATCAGGGGATCGGCATTTTGATCACGGACCACAACGTCGGGGCGACTTTAAGGATCACCGACCGCAACTATATCTTGATCGACGGCAAGATCATCGCGTCAGGAACGTCAGCGGAGATCGCCTCCAACACGCACGTTCGGAAGCACTACTTGGGTCAGCAGTTCGATGATGGGCGAGGGGTTCGCGCCATGTCGGAAACGGGCGATCCGAGCGGGGAGACAGAGGGCACAGTTTGA
- a CDS encoding LptF/LptG family permease has protein sequence MKRIDGLIIRELIGPWGFGVAIFTSLVFATALLNRISDWVVSGVDPGTILQLSLLLMPGIMTKTFAMALLLASLLGFGRLSNDSEIVAMRAAGASLYRLVLPVLIFSTAVAGLTFAINESFVPWAAGKANALQEELQKQISDNRKTRSVSQKIKGPNGSSAWVLAEDFNLLDKSLINVVIVVMGRDGEPTYLVTAEKLVYRDEKDWKIEGKALLRSVDGVDRIELEQGALPSEVPKPDFEPKNLLAGFLTDLDVLSMPQIRQEIERMRRQENPDLRQIANLEFGYYNKIALPLAAVVFGLLGAPLGIRNHRTGVGAGFALSVLLSFGYLTLANFMAVYSRSGLISPAAASFMPCVIGLVAAAITIWKKNG, from the coding sequence TTGAAACGCATCGACGGGCTCATCATCCGGGAGTTAATCGGTCCTTGGGGCTTTGGTGTCGCCATCTTTACGTCGCTAGTTTTTGCGACGGCACTATTGAATCGGATTTCTGACTGGGTAGTCAGTGGAGTCGATCCGGGCACGATCTTGCAGCTATCGCTGCTGTTGATGCCGGGCATCATGACGAAGACCTTTGCTATGGCCTTGTTGCTGGCCTCGTTGCTCGGGTTTGGGCGGTTGAGCAACGACAGCGAGATTGTGGCTATGCGGGCGGCAGGGGCAAGCTTATATAGGCTTGTTTTGCCGGTTTTGATCTTTAGCACGGCGGTTGCGGGGCTGACCTTTGCTATCAACGAGTCGTTCGTGCCTTGGGCGGCGGGCAAGGCCAATGCGCTTCAAGAGGAGCTGCAAAAACAGATATCGGACAATCGGAAGACACGTTCGGTGAGCCAAAAGATCAAGGGTCCGAATGGCTCTTCGGCATGGGTACTTGCCGAGGACTTCAACCTGCTCGACAAGAGCTTGATCAACGTTGTGATCGTAGTGATGGGCCGGGATGGCGAGCCCACCTACTTGGTCACGGCAGAGAAGCTGGTGTATCGGGACGAGAAGGACTGGAAGATTGAGGGGAAAGCTTTGCTCCGAAGCGTCGACGGAGTGGACAGAATCGAACTGGAGCAGGGCGCATTACCGTCTGAAGTACCAAAGCCTGATTTCGAGCCAAAGAATCTGCTTGCCGGTTTCTTGACCGATCTGGACGTATTGAGCATGCCTCAAATTCGTCAAGAGATCGAAAGGATGCGGCGACAAGAGAACCCGGACCTGAGGCAGATTGCGAACCTTGAGTTTGGCTATTACAACAAGATCGCGCTTCCCCTTGCTGCGGTCGTGTTCGGCCTTCTGGGCGCGCCGCTTGGGATACGAAACCACCGGACGGGTGTGGGGGCAGGGTTTGCGTTAAGTGTTTTGCTTAGTTTTGGGTATCTGACCCTGGCTAATTTTATGGCGGTATATTCGAGGAGCGGCCTAATCTCTCCAGCCGCTGCAAGCTTTATGCCGTGTGTGATCGGGCTCGTGGCTGCTGCGATTACGATTTGGAAGAAGAACGGCTGA